The following is a genomic window from Canis lupus baileyi chromosome 18, mCanLup2.hap1, whole genome shotgun sequence.
TGCGCGATCGCGATCGCAATTTCCGCGCCTTTGATTGGTGGAGGGAGAGTGCCGGCCCCCGCCGATTGGCGCCGGCGTCCTGCGCCCCCTGGTCGCCGCAGGGCGCGCCGCTTGGGTCGTCGGTTTCCTGCCGGCCGCGGGGCTCGCGCCGCAGCCATGGTGGACATCCTGGAGTTGCCCAAGTCGCGCATCAATGCCAGCATGCTAGCTCAGTTCATCGACAAGCCGGTCTGCTTCGTGGGGAGGCTGGAAAAGGTGCGCGCCGTcgctgccctgggctccctgctttgcaCCGGGGGGACGAGGGGGGCCCCGTGGCCGCCGGGGCGGCAGCCTGAGGGTGGCAAGGGAGGGTGCAGGAGGACGGGCCGTGGAGCATCGCTGCGCTCCTAGGTGCTTCGTTTGACGCAAGGGGACTTTTTGCGCTCTTTTTAGGCACTGCAGCCCCATTTTGGCGCCAGTTTTATGGCGCGGCGTCGTGACGTTTTCGAAAGCGCTGCGTTCTAATCCTAGCGCCCTCCACTCTGGCCCCTGTTTTGTAGATAACgagaagaaaactagagaccTGACTCTCCGTGTCTTAGATAGCCAGACGTTTCAACTGCTCTGCTCGTCATGCAGTTCTGTCTTTCCTCAAACTTCGTTTTCTCGTTCAAGTCCCTTCGCCATGAACTTTCTTCGATCGTCCCTTCCAGACCCCACAGCAGTCTGTTTGCTTATGCCGGTGTTAGAGTGCAGCACCTTCACCCGACTGATGACCGGCAGGCCCAAAGCTTGGGAACCCGTGAACCGAGAAagcttgggggggaggggggggcggggcgggggggatctAGGGTAAACTCTTAGCAGCTCATTCCAGCCTTGATCCTGAAATAGGTGTTGCTCGACCCCGCAGGTAGGGGAAACTGGGTAGGAGTAGTGTATGGTTAATTGCTTAAGGCCACAGCTTCAAACCAGATCTGACCGCACTCTTTACAACTATCTGTAGTAGAACCCAAGTCTTCTGACAACCAGTTCTCTTTACTTCatcatgcttaatttttttttttttaagtaatctttacccTCAAGGTAgagctcaaactcaccaccctgacGTTAATACTGCCAGGCTCTAGGACCTAACCAAGCAggaaccacccccaccccaccccctgcaggtgtaatttttaaaacacacccTGTGGTGTAATACATACTGTTTAACTCATGAATACTGGAAGATCCCACCGTTAGGATGGATCCCCTTTAATTTGTTGTTAGCACAGGGTtgccagatttatttatttatttattcattcattcattcattcattcattcatgagagacacaaagaaagagccagagacacaggcagaaggagaagcagctccctgtgagaagcctgctgggggactccatcccaggaccctaggatcaggacctgagccaaaggcagaggctcaaccactgagccatccaggggccccaggtTTTGTTCAAAAACAGTTGATTTGTATGCATTGACTAAATATGTTTGGGACAATTTGCTTATCTTCTGtcaaacttttaatatttttattttaatgagatttttaaagtttgttttatgtggttggttttttttaatactgtgtTTCTCTTTTAGATTCATCCcactggaaaaatgtttattctttctgatggagaaggaaaaaatggaaccATTGAGTTGATGGAGCCCGTATGTTTAAGTATTAATTCTATGTATCTTGTAGTTTATTCTGTATCTTGTTGATATTTCTGATTCTTGGAGTAGATGGATAAAGGACCAGCTTATAAAACTTCTCTGCTCTAAAATTAAACTTAGCTCCTCTTCTTACATTTTATATCCCTTTACATTTCTAACCAGTAATTCTTTGGGCTCCATGATTTTTTAATACATCCCTTAACTGGGTGATAATTCCTATTCCTATGAAAGACCACAAAATCACATTAAAAGAATcttttgtgggatccctgggtggctcactggtttggcgcctgccttcggcccagggcatgatcctggagacctgggatcgagtcccacattgggctccctgcatggagcctgcttctccctctgcctgtgtctctgcctctctctctctgtgtgtctctcatgaataaataaataaaatctttaaaaaaatcttttgtttaaatCCTTTTATCCTTCCtcaagaattttacatttttaaaattgtattttttatttttgtttacatgtACCTTCAGTTATCACTTGTTCTAagattttacatttattgtactcaaaaattttttcttttttttttatgaagacaAATCCATGTGCTACTTGATTAACATATACAGAatacagagatagaaaatagaagtTTCCTTTCAATGGGTTCTTTTAAACAAACTATTCCTTGTAGAAATGGTGGACATTCTCACTATCTTTAAGTGATTTTGTCTTCAACTAAACACTTAACTGGATCTTTGGACCTGAAGCTACTGCTAAAGGTAATAGGACTGGACATGCTGACATTAagtattcaaacatttttaacaaCTTACGGTTCAGTTTTTGCATTGataaattttaagatgtttttgtcacatgaaatgaaaaattagtaAATTGTAACAATTTTCCCAGTTATCAACCAAAAATGTGACAACACCAAGTTGACAATTTGTTCTTTGTGTGTTAGCTTGATGAAGAAATCTCTGGAATCGTGGAAGTAGTTGGAAGAGTAACGGCCAAGGCAACCATTATGTGTGCATCATATGTCCAGTTTAAAGAAGATAACCATCCTTTCGGTAAATAAAGCATTCTAGTATTTAGTAGTTTCATGTAATTAAGaggaaaactattttatttttagcttgaGATGTCTTGGTCTTGAGTCTCGGTCCTATCATCCatctttcaagttcttttttttgttttgttttaatttatttattcatgagacagagagagagagagagagagaggtaaagacaggcacagggagaagcaggctccatgcagggagcccaatgtgggacttgatcccaggtctccaggaccacaccctgggctgaaggcagcgctaaaccgctgagccacccgggctgtccccatCTTTCAATTTCTATGGAATCTTCTGAACCCAGAGGAAAATGGGAGAACATTTTTGCCCACTTTTAAGTAATGCTTGTATATGTAGGAAACTCAGTAAAGATTATTTTGTGGGAAGGGAGACTCAAAACATATtgcaaacaaaaatttaatggttttttgtttgttttaacatatGTATCAAAAGCATCAAATAATGCAAAACACCTAAAACCAGGCAAGAGCTGCCTGGAGAATGCATATCAAAATGAATAGTTGCCTATACcccatgtcttttattttttagagccaCAGATAAATATTTGATCCTTGTCTATTTTAGAAGATAGATTGTGATAATAAGTTGATCtctaaaaggtaaagaaaagaaaaataggtagaaatcttttagaaaataaatgttacatctttgctaaatgtttgctaaaatgtttttttcagatCTTGGCCTTTACAATGAAGCTGTGAAAATTACCCATGAGTTTCCTCAGTTTTTTCCTTTGGGGGTTGTGCAATATGATTGATCTTGATGAGCACATTGAAGACTGTCATAGTAAACCCCTGATATTTGAGGgagatttctgtgatttttaatatttaacttgttctcttttttatttcatttacctaACCTTATGAGGTACTGCAATATCCCACTTTTGATGAAACCTGTCTGTATATTGAAACTTAAGTCCTCCTAAAGAATCCCATCTCCAGTAATATGGTCAGATCAGATGCAAGAACAAAGCAGTCACCTTgaatttagttttctgttttactAATAAAAGCTGAAATGGTACATACTGTTGATAATTTCATTCTTATTCTTTTAGTCATGTAGTTATGTATTCAAACACAGACTTGGAATTTCATAGCTGTAAGGTCAGAACTTAGACCTACCAAATGAAACCCCGGGCTGACTGTAAAGAATTTCCTTGCTACTTCATAAACTACATTATGTGAATTACTTCCTTgacactctaaaaaaaaaaaaaaatgaattacaagAGGAAACAGAATTCTACATCTTTTCTAATTTGTGAGTATCAATATTAGAATCCTCCAGAGAATCAGAACCAAAAGAACCATAAATAccttaagtgtgtgtgtgtgtatgagaagaTTTGTTATAGGAATTGGCTTACATGGTTGTGGAAGCCAAGGAGTCCCCAGCATCACTCATCTgtaagctggagaaccaggaaatcTGGTGGGGTAATACAGTTAGAGTTCCAAGGTCTAAGAATCAGGGGAGCTGATATAACTTGGCAGACCCAGACCTGAAGACTGGGAGGCCACTGGTGTAAATCCTAGAGTCTGAAGGCCCAAGAACCAGGAGCTCCAATATCTGAGGACTGAAGGAGTGGACATCCCAGATCTGGAAGAGAGCAAATTCgttcttcccccacctttttgttctatttgggcTTTCAACATACTGGATGATACCCACCTATTTGGTAAAGGCCTACTGATTTCAGACACTAATCTCTTCAGGaaataccctcacagacacaACTCGGAAATAATGTTTTACTGGCTATTTGGACTTCCCTTAGCTCAGTTAAGTTGATATATTAACCATCACAGTACCTCTTTCTCagcattttaaaactgaatttactAATGCCAAATAAGGGATATCTGATCATTAAAACAGTTGATgaaatcatttgatttttcttttcttcctttcaactGTCAGTATGAAATTCCTGTTTTTTTATACTTCATACCACAAAGTAACATTAGGAGTGAGCAGGTAGGGATGTGGCAAGTGTAGGATAGAGAGTAAAGCAGAATAACGTGACTCATTTGGCCAGTCGAGTTTTATGACTTGACTCATTCTCttcactgagaaaataattttttttaagattttatttatttgtttgatagaCCAAAAataggaggagtggcaggcagaaggagagagaaaagcagactccctgctgagcagggagcctgacatggggctggatcccaggaccttgggatcatgacctgagccgaaggtggacacttaacccaatacgtcacccaggtgccctggataaACAAATTCTAAATCCATTTAGATTGTAAGTTATACCAAAAATACTTTACAGACACCTGGCTGGTtcatttggtagagcatgtgactcttaatcttggagtTGTAaattcaagtcccacgttgggtataCAAAATTTGAAATTGATAATATCTTCAATTTCAACTTTTATCCCAAAATATTCTACAAATTACTTAAGGAACCTTGCCATTAGCCACTTATAGTAAAACATAGGAAGTGAAAACCATTACAGTTGAAATTTAGGTTTAAGAAGAACATCAACCAGTCTCAAAAACAGTGTTGTCTTGAATGCCAGAGAAAGTTGTGTCCTAAGTTGTGTTAACCTCTGACAATTCTGTTAAAATGTCCTACTTTcagacgcctggatggctcattggttgagtatctgccttgggctcagggtgtgaccccgaggtccgggatcgagtcccacattgggctccttgcagggagcctgcttctccctcttcctgtgtctcttgcctctctctgtgtgtccctcatgaataaataaatctttaaaataaataaggtgTCCTACTTAAAACCTTCCCTTGAACTACTATGCTTAGTAAATTGGACTAAATGAATAGGATATCTTGCTTTCCATTAAGTGAATCCTTTCTATTTATGGTGCCATATCTCCAGTCCTGACCTCACTTCTGAGCTGCTCAACATCTGCACCTAGATATTCCACCAGCACTTTAGCTTCAATGAGTGTAGTTTGAATGTGTGCAGCCTTCTGTGTGTTCTTTGTAAATAATTTTGTCAAGATACAATTCACATATGATTCACCTATTTCAactatacaattcagtggcttttaggtatattcacagagttgtacacCAACActataatcaattttagaacatatcaccccaaaaagaaaccctgtaccttTTTCCTATCATGCCCAATCCctccaccaccacaaccacccACTAGCCCAAAgaaaccactgatctactttctgtctatagatttgcctattctggacatttcaaagaaatggaaTTCCATGTGATATTTTGTGactcttctttcacttagcatgttttcaaggttcattatTATATCTATTATATGCTTCATCCCTATTTATGGCCaactatttcattgtatgaatataccactttttatccattcatcatttgaaaaTTCAAGTGGTTTCCACCATTTGGATATAATGAATAATGCTATTATGAGCATGTATGTATAAGtttatgtgtgtacatgtttttTCTCTTAGATATATACCTATTTAGTGGAACTGCTGCACTAAATGGTAAATATgcttaaatttttgaggaactgccaaacctTTCCTAAGTGGcagtaccattttacattcctagcAGCAATGTTTAAGGATTCTAAATTCTCCATATCCCCACCAACACTTAATATAATCTGACTTTTTGATTATGTCATTCCACTgaatatgaagtggtatctcattatggttttggtCTGTTTCCTTTAAAGCTACCGTAAGCCACCCCATTGCCCATAAAAGCTTGGGTATCTCCAGTCCTCtccactgccactgccactgcaAGTTCAGACAGTTGTTATCTCTCACTTGAACTGTTATCAGCACTAACTGTAACTGGCCTTCCAGTTTCCAGCCTCTCTGGGTTTCCCAGCTAATACAGTTGCATTTAACATCAGTTCTAACCATCGTACTATAAAGTTCACAAACCAAAGAAGTTTGGAAAGGGGATAACTTCCTGAGAAGCTTACAGTGGGGAAACCTAATCAATGCTACTTTAATgaagtgatcaaggttaacatcagcatttaacatttaattatattaatatatttatatacggGGGActactgtatgtatatatactactgtatgaatatgtgtatgtatatatgtataaataaaaacactaatcaaCTTTAGAACATATGTACTTATATAAACAATATGTTATATCTTTacaatatataaacaatttaTCTGAAACTGTAAAAGGTTATGAGCAAGTTAAGTTTGATAAGAGGTATAAAGAAAGGAATATAACATAAAGTAACTAACTCTGCTTGCCTGTTAGGGAAGCTTAGAGAATGTTTTCCTTTCCAGACATTCTAGGCAAAGCAAAGAGTAAGTTCAATGGCACCCAGATCTTAAAGGGCCTAGTGTGTTCCAGGAACAGAAGATCGGTGCTGGATGAATGTAATTTCAAGGGGACAGTAGGATTTGGTCTGAGGTGAGATATGGTCAGATTGTGAAGTGCAACCACTAATTGGAAATGTggaccttggggatccctgggtggctcagcggtttagcacctgccttaggcccagggcgtgatcctgacaccccgggattgagtcccacatcaggctccctgcatggaacctacttctccctctgcctatgtctctgcctctctctctctctgtgtctctaataaataaaatcttaaaaaaaaaaaaaaaaaaggaagtgtagACCTCATGTAGTCAGTGGGGAACCTATAGAggttgttcatttaaaaaaattaaatatatatatgtacacacacacacacacacacacagtagtaCCCCACTCTTATCCATGGGGACTGTTCCATGACCTCCCGTGGAGATGCCtcagatagtaccaaaccctaactatactgttttttcctatacatacatacatacctataatAAAGTTTGATTTATAAGGTAGGCTCAGTAAGAGtttaacaataactaataataaattaGAACAATTACAACAGTATACAGTAATAAAAgctatgtgaatgtggtctctcccAAAATATCTAactgtactgtactcacccttgtgatgatgtgagatgtaAAATGCTTATGTGGTAAGATAAAACGAGGTGAATAAAGGCATTGTGAGCTCAATTTCCTGAGCTACTACTGACCtgagaatatatattaaaagtagACTCATTTGTTTCTGGACTGCAACTGACTGGACCTATAGAAAGTGAAGCGAGTAAGGGGGATCTactgcatatatatttaaagacttCAAAAATCAGAAAGTAAAGTTCCTAGCGTCTCTCCAAAGACACTGCTATGGATGGGTAGATAACTTTCCAGAACTTTGACTACATAAATATCTGTAGGACCTCAATATACTGTTCTGCAACATGCATTTCTCCATTTATGTGTCTTGGCAAATGACATATAGAACTATCTCATCCCTTATAATGGTTGCAAAATATCCATGGTGCCAAGTGTTTAACCAGTCCTCTAATTAGTTTTCCCAAAAATGTAGAGATATTTGTAGATGAAAAACCTGTAGCTAAAACATCTGTCTTACTGGTATCTCTCAATGCCTAACATAGTATATGAATAAATTAGTCCATCCAGCCTGGTTTGAGAAGTAAGAGGCCCAGGCTGAGGAGAGCTAATGAAGACCTAAGTCATAATAGATGAGATGACAAAGACAGGAAGCAAGAAATTCAGAATATGTTATAATGGATTCCATAGGACTCGGTGACAATGCTAGGAACTGAACAAAATAAGAGGCAAGGATGAGGTCAGGTGGCAAGGAGGCAAAAAGTTCACTTCGATACAAATTTTAAGTAGTTGATAGGCCCTTTTAGTGAAGATGTCCAGAAGGTACTTGGAAATGTAAGAACAGGCAGAGATTTAAGAGACAACCTGCctaagggtgcctgagtggctcagtttgttaaatgGTTAATCATCTGcatttagcttaggtcatgatctcaaggtcctggaattaagcccgcccttgttctttctctctataataaataaataaaatctttaaaaacagagacagtatgcctaaaatatttattaaaaaatttttatttgagagagtgagtgcatgagcagagggaggagccggggggagaaggagaagcagactccccactgaacaggaagcttgatgtagggctcaatcccaggaccctgggatcatgacctgagctgaaggcagagtaGTTTTAAGAGATCTTCCTATCTGTGATTTCAAAATCTACAATGATTCGAAATCCAACAGCTTTTCCCTAAATTTCGGACAAAACTCATTTGACAACAAAACTGGTGAGAATTGTAGTGAGCCTCTTTGTAGTTTTTATCCCATTTGCTGTAAATACTCATAAGCTCCACTGCACAAATATTAACATGTTTGATTAAAGGGTGCTGCCCTCTGGggaaggtggtttttttttttttaagattttatttatttattcatgagagagagagaggcagagacacaggcagagagagaagcaggctcctcaccaggactctgggatcatgccctgagccgggtacccaggcgtccctggggaAGGTGTTAAAAACATAGGGCAGATGCAACCTGGGACTTCTAAAATCCAGAAATTCTGAATTCTGAAGCACACCTGGCCCCAAGAGTTCCAAGTAAGGGATTGCTCCTAAATCAAAGGACGGCATACAAAGTGAGAAAACCACATAACTACTGACACAAGGGAACTATGCATTTATGGAACAGCAGTGGGAGAATGACTGAGTCAGGAGAAGGACCCCAGCCGTGCCTGACGcttagtaagcactcaataaatatttactcacAGAGTATCATGAAAGGCAAggaagaagaatttcaaagagaaGTCAAGAATGTCCAAAGCTCAATGAACAAGTACAGATAAGGATTAAGGGTAAAACATTGAGGGGGCTCCTGGGTTGCTCTGTCAGTTGATCaccccactcttggtttctgcttgggtcTGATCTTgagccaccccctgcccaccctcagCACTCAGCATGGAGGGTGGCTTGATGggagcacccctcccccagctccaatgtgagctctcaaataaataaatctttaaaatgtaaagtataaAACACTGCCATTACTAACATATATCACCCTTATTTCTAAGTaggctacaaaaataaaaagggaaacatCAAAAAAGGACATAACTACAAAAGCACTCAATAGGAAATACATGTAGGCATTATATTTAGCTCCAGGAGCCCAGGGAATCtaggaaaaggaaggaacaaTAAGCCATACAATTCTCATAGCCTTAAACTCATTAATAATCAAACTTTTCCCTAATATCAAATTCTAAAAGGATTATCACATAGAATAGAACGTGAAGGATGATGAACTACAACATGGTAGTCTTCAGTAGTAATTTTTCAGATATTCTCcaaatgatctttttttcctcatctgaCAAAGGCAAAATTAAAACAACTCTGAAAGCATCTCTCTTCATAGGGTGAATTAAACGGTCTGAGTGATAAACTAGTATTATTAAATTCATAGAATTCTGAAGTTGTCTTTTAAGGTATTCATTTGCTGTAAATATTCATAAGTTCCACTGCATgtattaatatgtattaatacTCAATATGTATtaatactcaataaacattttggGTTGAATCCTGGGTGAGagatacatataaaaaatgtCCCTGCCCCCTGAAATGTCAATCTGTAGCAGTTTAGCATAATCTCTAAAGGTGTCTGGCTCAGAGCTGTTTAATATTTAACCAGTCTAAGGTTTCAAAGAAATTCACCATGATTACAAACAGCCAAATCCTGTAGGTTCTATTTGGTGAAACTATAATTTGCTTTCCTCCCTTATATAATTCACATGGAATTTGAATCTCATCTGTTGCTGACAGAAAATTAATAATCTGATACCACCGgttatctttcttaaaaagatgATGCTGAATCCAGAGTAATCATAAAGCATATGCTTTAAGTTACTTTTTAATTGTGATGTTGGTTTGAGGTAAGCCACTTATGTTCTTTATGACCCCACTTGACTTAGAGCATAGGTTTTGAGATGGCTAATTAAGACCAGAGGTATAAACTATGAACAATTTATAGTGTAATACATTCATCCTGACCGCCAGGGTTAAATTCGTCATTAGCAtgctattgtttttttctttaaataatacaaaaatgccAGAAGCAGAACACTATGTTCTATATagcatttcctcattttttttttccaagatctGGACTGAAATATAGTGGCTttcatgtatgaaaaaaaaattttttcaccatGATTATTTCTGTAGGTGGGGAGTTAAAGAACAACAATCTCTGTGGATTTCATATAATGCGTTAAGATGCAAAGTTGAGAAAATTTTGAGAATGTTCTTCGTGGGTGCCAcaagttgaaagaaaagaaaatatatgagcAGTAAGTTTAATAGTTTTAGCAAGACCACACATGACATTGTGACTTAATTAGCCTCTGTTTTAAAGAGACTATTCATTTTTCACAGGAGTTTAAAATACTACCCAGGAAAATAAGCCAATTattttgcttaagattctctcaccaTAAAATGTTATGATAAAGTTTATTGAATAATAATAGGTTTAAATGAGTGGTTTCATTGAAAGATCTTGATATCACTCTAAATCTTGAAAGATAATCAACAAGGAGAATTTCTTCTATTGAGTAATTATATGATTTAAATGCTAGgtcatttaattttttagctTAGGTATTTATTTAGGGACTAAATATTATTTAGACTTACTATTTACTTTCATTAATTCAACTTCACTTAATACATAATGAGCATTTAAAGCCAAATTGTAACAAATAAATTTAGCATAaccataagaaaattaaaatcacatttcatttaaacatcttaatatttttctgtagCTTTTGAGAAGCTCTAAGTATTAGGCAAACATTGGGCTTGATGAGAGCATACATCTCTTTCAGGTCCCATTGagtcagttatttctttcatatgGCTCAGAAATGTTATGCCTTAGTCATATATTTGACCTTTTATGAGAGGCGGACAGTGGACCAGGGGCTGCCTCATTTTGGAATCTCTTCAGAAATGACTAAATGTTTTCCAGATGAACATAATATGGACCAAAGGAGGAGCTAGCCATTAGGAACCATTGCTTCTAAACCAGGGGAATTTGTAGACTTTTCTTTTGGAACCTGGTGACCTAAAGGAATTGACCCACTGAACAATTTCCTTCACTCTCAGCAGTATGATTAAGCCATGAAAACAACTCAGGATGAGATATGGTATTTATTTCTATCCCACTTGtttctaaaaaaagaatttaaggcaGCTGCAAAGGCTTCtatcctctgttttctcatcataAATTCATACAATATGACTTTTCCAAATGTGAACTTGAGTTACTAGTGGAGGTAGAATGGGGCAGTCAGATAACTGATTACTGTCATTTGTCACAGGAACATTAATCTGCTAAAACTGGCACTAATATCCTGCTTTCACCCTTCTtaaggaaaacttaaaattaacATTCCAAGATGAATAGAATATGTTCTatgttgcttttcttcctttagcTTTTATCTTATAACTTAAAACTATTTGAGGTACAAATTTAGTAACATTTTAAGCAACACAGAGAATATACATTATCAGTACATATGAACTCAAAAACTATACCTAAAATagcttaaacaaaaataatgctCCCTGTTTAATCTGATTCACAGTTGATTCTTTCAGAACTTATTTAAAGGAAGACCAGGccaaaaggataaagaaaagaaaaaaaaaagccaaagaaacatTTGTAAATTTCATCTACAACTGGTAAAAGACATCAGTTACATATATATCAACTATTTCTTGATCAAAAGCCTGGAAAGGATTATACAACAcctatgcatatatgcatatatgcaccATATGCCTTTAGGTATGACTCCCTAAACTGCCTGGAATACATGACATTTGgcttctataattttaaaaataggatctgGACATGTCATCTGATAAATTATCTCACTGGAAATGAGGTTAGGAAACTACAGGGATTCGGGGACGTAATAAAGACAGCCATTTGCAACATCAGAACACTGAGGGATTTATCTAAAGTACATTTCAGAAATGAACGATTTGGATTGATGCatctgaactttaaaaatttttatgagtTAAAATCATGAAGTCAATGACATTTAGAAACAGTCATACTGCCTTCCCTGTTTTCAACAGATTCTAAATCTAGCTACGTGTGTCCTGTGATCACTGTATCAGGTTACAAGTAGCAATAATTGTTGCAAAGCAAATTACATGGTGGCACGGAAAACATTCCCCCTTCCAGCAAAGGGAAGAGTGAATTACCTCACTCAAATAGTCTTCAGGTTATATAATGAagattacagattttaaaatgaaaaaggaatgtaTGCTAAGATAGAAAAATGATTTCATGAAAAATAGAAAGACAGATTGCTTTGTTTAGTTGAAAACTTCAAAAGTGCTGATGAGAAACTTTAG
Proteins encoded in this region:
- the RPA3 gene encoding replication protein A 14 kDa subunit — its product is MVDILELPKSRINASMLAQFIDKPVCFVGRLEKIHPTGKMFILSDGEGKNGTIELMEPLDEEISGIVEVVGRVTAKATIMCASYVQFKEDNHPFDLGLYNEAVKITHEFPQFFPLGVVQYD